A single genomic interval of Rhinopithecus roxellana isolate Shanxi Qingling chromosome 11, ASM756505v1, whole genome shotgun sequence harbors:
- the LOC104663627 gene encoding malate dehydrogenase, mitochondrial, which translates to MLSALARPASAALRRSFSTSAQNNAKVAVLGASGGIGQPLSLLLKNSPLVSRLTLYDIAHTPGVAADLSHIETKAVVKGYLGPEQLPDCLKGCDVVVIPAGVPRKPGMTRDDLFNTNATIVATLAAACAQHCPEAMICIIANPVNSTIPIAAEVFKKHGVYNPSKIFGVTTLDIVRANTFVAELKGLDPARVNVPVIGGHAGKTIIPLISQCTPKVDFPQDQLTALTGRIQEAGTEVVKAKAGAGSATLSMAYAGARFVFSLVDAMNGKEGVVECSFVKSQETECTYFSTPLLLGKKGIEKNLGIGQVSSFEEKMILDAIPELKASIKKGEDFVKTLK; encoded by the coding sequence ATGCTTTCCGCCCTCGCCCGGCCCGCCAGCGCTGCTCTCCGCCGCAGCTTCAGCACCTCGGCCCAGAACAATGCTAAAGTAGCCGTGCTAGGGGCCTCTGGAGGCATCGGGCAACCGCTTTCACTTCTCCTGAAGAACAGCCCCTTGGTGAGCCGCCTGACCCTCTATGATATCGCGCACACACCCGGGGTGGCCGCAGATCTGAGCCACATCGAGACCAAAGCCGTCGTGAAAGGTTACCTCGGACCTGAACAGCTGCCTGACTGCCTAAAAGGTTGTGATGTGGTAGTTATTCCGGCCGGTGTCCCCAGAAAACCAGGCATGACCCGGGATGACCTGTTTAACACCAATGCCACAATTGTGGCCACCCTGGCCGCTGCCTGTGCCCAGCACTGCCCAGAAGCCATGATCTGCATCATTGCCAATCCGGTTAACTCCACCATCCCCATCGCAGCAGAAGTTTTCAAGAAGCACGGAGTGTACAACCCCAGCAAGATCTTCGGCGTGACGACCCTGGACATCGTCAGAGCCAACACCTTTGTTGCAGAGCTGAAGGGTTTGGATCCAGCTCGAGTCAACGTCCCTGTCATTGGTGGCCATGCCGGGAAGACCATCATCCCCCTGATCTCTCAGTGCACCCCCAAGGTGGACTTTCCCCAGGACCAGCTGACGGCGCTCACTGGGCGGATCCAGGAGGCTGGCACGGAGGTGGTCAAGGCTAAAGCCGGAGCAGGCTCCGCCACCCTCTCCATGGCGTATGCCGGCGCCCGCTTCGTCTTCTCCCTTGTGGATGCAATGAATGGAAAGGAAGGTGTTGTGGAATGTTCCTTCGTTAAGTCACAGGAAACGGAATGTACCTACTTCTCCACACCACTGCTGCTTGGGAAAAAGGGCATCGAGAAGAACCTGGGCATTGGCCAAGTCTCTTCTTTTGAGGAGAAGATGATCTTGGATGCCATTCCCGAGCTGAAGGCCTCCATCAAGAAGGGGGAAGATTTCGTGAAGACCCTGAAGTGA